One Arachis hypogaea cultivar Tifrunner chromosome 2, arahy.Tifrunner.gnm2.J5K5, whole genome shotgun sequence genomic window, GTGGGATTGCTGAACCCGAACCCGGACAAGATGCTATCAGTCCCACTGAAGAAGAGTGATCCGGTGGATCTGTACCGGCCGTTACGCGACTTGGTAGCGAGAAAATACTCAGAGAGCGATGCAGAGAAAGTTGAAAGCGTTCTGGAAACCCTAAACAAATGTCGCAGTGACATGGTGGAGCGAGGGGACCTCTCCCTTCCCATGCAACGTGATTGCCTCATCCACTACTTCAAATGCCTCTGCATGGTTGAGCCACTCTTCACCGCTGACTCCGACGACTCCGACGGCGGCATCATGTTTTTCTGGTACGACGCCTTCGACCCTGACTATATATGTGTGGATGGAGTCTTCTCCCATAGGAGTATCCAATTGGAGAAGGCTGCTGTTCTCTTCAACCTTGGCGCCATATACAGCCAGATTGGAGCCTCTTGCGACCGCACCACCGCCCTTGGCCGTCACCTTGCAATGGACGCCTTCAATGCCGCCGCCAAATTCTTCTCGGAACTCTGGAAGGTTTTCGCCAAGGACATCTCCGCCACCCTGGACTTGACTCTCCTCTTCACCGAGACGCTGCACCAGCTCTTCTCCGCTCAGGCTTCGGAGCTCAAATTACAGCAACAACTCGACGACGACAAAAGCAACAACGACGCCAGTGCCGCTTTCCAGAAACATCGATGTGCCCACCATTTGTCTAAATCGGTCTGTCTTGACTCTTGACACTTACTGATTTtgcatttattttttcattttagattttcaataggatgatgttgatgatgaattgatgatgatgtAGGTTTCTAAGCATTACCGTAGAGCATATGATCTGATAATATGTGATTCGACTGCATTCAAACATGTCTGCTCATTTGACCACACTTGGATACCTCATCTTCATCAGAAGCAGAAATTCTTTCGGGAAGAGGCTCGTCAGAGGAAATCATTCATCCTACCCAATTCCAAGCGACCTAAAACATCCTCGTTGGTACAATCTTGTCCTCTTGATCATGATGCAGAATCCATCACGGAAAAATTAGTTAGAGGGATTTGCAGGCACTCGGACCTATGGACACCCAAGCAACAACTAATATACCTTGACCTCCTCCTCTCCGAGTACAGCCCTTTCAAGATTATGGATGGTGGAAAGCTGCTGGCTAACCCATGGGACATGCCTCCTCCTTATCCAACAAATTTTGCAATCCTCTCTTCGTCGTCTTCGTCTTCGTCACATCTTATGGCATTCCCTTTGAAGAAGTGTGAGCCCTTGGACCTCTATGAGTCCCTTCGCAG contains:
- the LOC112734449 gene encoding uncharacterized protein, which translates into the protein MAKSNDVTMATSKEGVGLLNPNPDKMLSVPLKKSDPVDLYRPLRDLVARKYSESDAEKVESVLETLNKCRSDMVERGDLSLPMQRDCLIHYFKCLCMVEPLFTADSDDSDGGIMFFWYDAFDPDYICVDGVFSHRSIQLEKAAVLFNLGAIYSQIGASCDRTTALGRHLAMDAFNAAAKFFSELWKVFAKDISATLDLTLLFTETLHQLFSAQASELKLQQQLDDDKSNNDASAAFQKHRCAHHLSKSVSKHYRRAYDLIICDSTAFKHVCSFDHTWIPHLHQKQKFFREEARQRKSFILPNSKRPKTSSLVQSCPLDHDAESITEKLVRGICRHSDLWTPKQQLIYLDLLLSEYSPFKIMDGGKLLANPWDMPPPYPTNFAILSSSSSSSSHLMAFPLKKCEPLDLYESLRSYVALKYSESEAERVEGLFKMVDKLRSEMQRDDLSLPIRRDCLIHYLKCLCMIEPLFPMTTSPNPPIFVWYNAFNPQQDSSQHNIHFEKASVLFNLGALSTQVALSCDLTTIQGHRLAKDALNDASHWFSKLSHEAEKASATIELSVNCAKMLREIISAQIADLDWNFPHSCSVRSSSSPALLLYQKAYDLSTLEPLAKTFVQSSIPQYLKMKTCPVVTDPGDITEQFLSGYGKAKSLLVEGCQPPCLDIKDGNLVANATLEAVRLALKEMNLQESKPPQ